The genomic region TCAATCGAATGATGTTGGGTTATTGTTTGTACTTTCCCATATGATCATGTGACCATACTAGGATTGTGTTTCAGGAGGATGAGGGTGCAATGATGGCTGAGGGGGAGGAAACAGCGGATGAGACAGGGATTGCAACTGATCTCCAGGAGACAGGGGAGGAAAGCCATCTGCAGGAGGCAGGGGACACAACCCAGCAGGATGAGCACCTGGCTGAGGAGTCAGAACCAACAGAACTTGAACAACATGGTTAgcacttatataaatatatacaattaatattgGTTAAATGCTGCTTGAAGTTAAGTTATAAGCATCTAGTCTCAACGGAAGTCAAATAATCATTATTTGCCATAAGGTCTGGTAATCAAACTATTGATCAAATTTCAATTAACTGGTGAGACAAATACAAATTTTTACTTTTCAATTTTCCTTGTTTTAAGTGTTTAATTGGTCTTGTGTGCCAgcttaatgatatttttcattgaCCTGTCCTCGTTAAATTATACTGGCTTTCTGTGAGGGCAAATTGACTTTTGTTTGACTGTTGTACCGTGTTATGcacttgtgttgttttttaattgctTGTGACATGTGTCTTTATGGCATTGAAGTTTGAATTTGAAAtgaaaactattaaaaataaaataattttagttGCATTTTATGTacttatatgtattttatgtaaatagatCAATTTGTTAGAAAATGTCCAAATAACATTTCGGGTACCTAGGGTACATCAGGAAAAAAGAATCTTAAATAACTAGTGAACTCTTGTTTGTAGACGATGGCATGTCTGAAGTGAAGGATGAACCAATGGATACTTCTGACCAGCCACAGGTAAGTAACCTGACATTTTGTTGCTTGGTACTCTAGTCAgaaattattttgtgttcttTACTTGCTCAGTCTGAGGatttcatttaataaagaatgcattaaaaagaaatgtttttcaataaaaactgATTAAAAGTGCATTACcttaaatcattgtttattgattgaaAGAATgaaagtttttagctcacctgagaacaattagctcatggtgaactttttggtcagaaaatttgtccctttaatatcttggacgagttcgaaaatggttccagttggttgaaaaacatggctgccagggcgcggggcatttttttcttatatggctgtggtaaaacattgttagcactctagaggccacatttattgtccaatcttcatgaaacttggtcagtagatttgtcctaatgatatcttggatgagttttaaaatggttttggttggttgaaaaacatggccgccaaggggcggggctttttttccttatatatctatagtaaaaccttgttaacactctagaggcaatatttattgtccgatcatcatgaaacttggtcagaagattcattctaattatatcttggaggAGTATGACAATGTtatgggttggttgaaaaatatagcCACaaagggtggggcatttttccttatatggctatagtcaaatcttgtttatactctagaggccacatttattgtccgatattcatgaaactttgtcagaagattcatcccaatgatatcttggacaagttcgaaaatggttccggttactttaaaaacatgaccaacagggagcggggcatttttccttatattgctatatatggctttagtaaaaccttgttaacactctagaggccatatttattgtccgatcttcatgaaacttggtctgtagatttgtcctaatgatatcttgaatgagttcgaaaatggttccggttgctttaaaaacatggccaccaggggcggggcatttttcctaatattgctatatactgctttagtaaaaccttattaacactctaaaggccacatttattttccgatcatcatgaaacttggtcacaagatttgtactaatgatatcttccatgagttcgaaaatggttccggttggtggaaaaacatgaccgccaaggggggctggcatttttccttatgtagctatagtaaaactttgttaacaccatagaagccatatttattgtccgatcatcagaaactttgtcagaagatttgtcccaatgatatcttggacaagttcgaaaatggttccatttgcttgaaaaacatggccgccaggggcggggaatttttccttatatggcttcatgaatcttcatgaaacattgtcacaacatttgtttaaatgatatcttggatgtgtatgaaaatggttttggtctgttgaaaaacttggctgccggggtgttcactagtcatgaaagttgataagaacattttgttctaatgagatcttgggctgcacagaacaggtcagtttctttcctctcaggtgagcgactttgggcctttcaggccctcttgtataaGTTTGCTTTCTATGGTATCTGATTATGTTGACATCAATACTAGGACAAGTTTTGTATATTGAAATCAAATGATAAAGATATGAATCcaaatattattatgtatgaaaactattaaaaaaatatttaaacctaGTGttgtatgttaattttttttatgtaatgagATCATTGTAAATCAAGACATCTTTGCTTACAACACATCAACGATCACAAATGACTGGTGAATTGATGTTCAATTTGGGTTTTTTAGTTTCTGAACCTGGTGTGTCTATTATTTTAGGACTTTGACTTGTGCAACAACTGTTACCAAAAAGATGGCCATAATCACGAGATAGACCGGTTGGGTCTCGACCTGGACGACGGGTCTTCTGGTGGTGACAAGCAAGATCCTCAAGAGAATCGCAAACAGTCTATTCAGCGGTGTAATCAGTCGCTGGTTCATGCTTGTGGTTGTAAGGATGCCAACTGCAGTTTGCCTGGCTGtattaaaataaaacgtgttgTGGCGCATACAAGAATGTGTAGGAGAAAGACAAACTCTGGGTGTCCTATCTGTAAGCAGCTGATTGGATTGTGTTGCTATCATGCAAAACAGTGTAATGAACAGAAGTGTCAAGTGCCATTTTGCCAGCAAATCAGGCAAAAAGTTGCGTCAGCCAGAGTTGCAACAGAGGCTACATCTGGCGCAGGCAGCTAAACAGTCCCAGGAGGCCGCACCGAGACAGGCTGGCAGCATGGGTAAAGGCAAGAACATGGGTGGAGGCACCATTCCCCAGCAGTGGCCTCAGGCCACTCAGAAGATACCACAGCCAGTGCCCCAGACCATACCTTAGTCCATCTTGCCCCAGAACatccagcagcagcagcaaaatGCTCCCAACATTGGTCGAGAGAGGCTATGCAGCAGCCCCGAATGCTTGTCCAGAACCAAATCATGGTTGGCATGACAGATGGCGTACCTGGCATGAATAGTGTCATGAACCAGAACAGGGCTCAGCCAATGATTCAGAGACCGCCTGGCCAGAGGGCACCCAATGAGGCACTGGAGCAGTTGATGCGTACTTTGAAATCTCCGCCATCCCCACAGCAACAACAGCAGGTTATACAGATCCTGAAATCAAATCCTCAGTTGATGGCAGCTTTCATTAAGCAGAGGAATTCACCAGTGCAGGGAGTTGGTGGTTTGGCTCCCAGTCCGATGCAGCCGCGGCCCAACAACCCTTAGATGCAGGCAACGGCTGGCATGCAGCAGAACAAGGCCCTCAGTCAGCCTAACATTACATGCTGTGGCAGCAGAGGATGCGACCACAGCAACAGCAGATGGGGCAGCCACCACAGCAGCAGCATATGGGGCAGCCCCAACAGCAACATATGGGCCACTTCAACCCGCCGCCACCTCCGTTTAACCAACAATGAACGCAGATGTCCCATTATGTGCAGCAGCAGAGGTTCCAGAGAGACGGCATGCAGTTCCAGAACCAAAACCACCTGATGATTCACCAGGTCCAGCAGCATCTCAATCAGCAGATAGCCGGGACCAGCCTGTCAATCCTCAGATGCTGTCCCAGCAGACCTCCAACATCATGCAGCAGGTTCGCTGACCCCCTCCTCCACCCTGCACCTGAAGTGCGCTCACCCCAGCCCACACCATCACTGCGACAACAGCTCAATCCGTCTCCTAGGCAACCCCAGATGTCGCCGCATCACATACCTCCGAACCAATCGCCCGACCCTGGCATGCATGGTCAGGACTATAATCAAATGACATCGGATTCAGTGGTGCTATCCCAGTTACAATCTCACAATTCTGTGCCTCAAGATCAGAACCCAGGCCTTGATATGGTGCACTCGCTTTCACCGGACAATGAAGTGAGTCAGTTATAACCACAGGATCAATTATCGCGGTTTGTCGAAACATTATAGCAGGGCTTGAAAGCAACCGTATTCATGTGTTGAAGTGCGCTACACGATATAAAACCAAAACTTAAGTGTTTTCATTATCATTCTTTGTACAAACATTTAGTAATTTATGGAAGATAGAATTTGTTTCATAATGTAATATATCCTTAATTATAACGAAAGATTTTCCCCTGATGTTGTTTATGTGTTCTCAAACATTGCACAAAGTGTCAAGCAGTGTGACAGTGTGAATAGGATGTtgttaaaataattcattaaagttattttatagttaacatTGTACATAAAATATATCTTATCTTATTCCACTTTCATATCTGTACAGAATTTACCAGCAATTCAAATTATTTGTGGTACAGTGGACTGGCTTCTTGGActcctttatttatttttttaacattttttacccGATTCCAAGAGAAACCAGTGCACTATGTAAGAACAAATTGCTACCGTCGTAGTTAATATGTCGGATATGTTGGTAATGTCATGTTAAGTGCTGATATtgcaaataatgtaaaacaaaataaacattattatgacttcatttgttttattttgcgcAATTGATGCTGATTGAATGCTAGATGATGTACAGTAtctgtataaaatataattaaaactgtATTGTGTAGTGTGTTCAATACTCGATAGTTTTGAGGTTTTACCGTTCGAGCAAGGGAGACTACTTTAGCTTTAAGTAACCCTTTTATTAGCTTGTTTCTTTGATAACGTCCAATGAAGATGCACTTGTCTGAATACTAAAGATCTACTGCAGAGTTGTCCAATACATACTTCATGAGATCTTTAACGCATACAGAAAAAAACTTGTCGACACATAACGACAGACAATTATTACGTAATTCCCTTGCTTACGCAAAGGCCACAAACGGCActtttaatgaaatacatttatactAGTCTGTCATACAATggacataaaatgaaaaacatcagTTAGCCCTGAAAAAAATCATATAGTGGTGATATCTATTTTGACATGCGACGGTTGGGTTTCATTATTGAGATGCAGTTTGTGAGTGATTTGGTATGAAAACATATAAGAATTTAACATACTAGTATGTTTGATGCCTCGGCATTTGTCATTTCTTACCACTGCAACATCCGGAGTCCGATGCTCACTGACAGGTATGCTTCTACGAGGTAAGAGACACAAAATTTGCAATTAGACTGGCCGTTATTACCTTCAGTACATACGTGCGTCAAATCTAGTCCTACCTGTACACATTCACACCAAATCCatgcaaatataattatttaaaaacagaaaTGCACCTGCATGCATGAGTATATATGATGAAACTTCAGCAAAAATGCTCATTCCGTATTCAACGATAACGATTTTGAGAGTTAACCTCAACATGCTGCTTCGTTAATTAAAACTTTCAGAGAATCGATTTCCGTGATAAATTCGAGTTCACTCCATGACTATCGACATGAGCACATTATCGACCTACGACATGAATAGATACAATATCACCTCGTCAAaagtttcattaatatctcaaAATATTTACTTTACTTGTACCAAAAGACATTTTAAAGAGCTATTGGAAATACGCCGACTAACGTAAATTGTATTGAAATATTACACCGGCAATAGTTTTCAATAAAAGTCACCCACTTAGCGCAGTTTACAGCATTCAACCAAGTCGATCGACAATTTGATGATATTGTTCGACACAAGGCGGGGTAGTTCGATATTCGCCGGTCGATCCGAGACACTCTTAAGATTAGCATATACGCCCGTGTACATTATAATCGACGTCGCAGACGAGTGAAAAGTACCCACGTGCAGTTATACGAGCGATTGTGTAGGGGGACTAGGGATTGTTTAAGTGGTTTCGCATGGAATTTAATGAAGATCCGGTCGGTTGCTAGGAAACTCAATACTGTTCCGATTCCTGGAATTACTTGTGGGATCGCGTCTCCCGAAATTGCTCGAAGATTACAAATGGCTGGAATACAACGAATCATATAATACtagtcttaagtagatgaattcATTatcattagtaaggcaagcttataagaatgattgaatcataattacgcatctccacgcacaagaaaatacaagttgaatgataaatataaatgttttgatgatacttgggtcagggcacatgaaagattggtcagggctagtaggttctgcatttccTAACCCGagtgggctagttgaaaaaaagttagtgtcgaGGCCTCGAATATATATAAAAACTACTGGAACCGAAATTCCTCATTACGCAGTTATTAATTGGCATCATAATATTTCGTGCATTGTTGTTAAGCTGTTCGTTCTAGTTTTATATccagttaatgttttattttaacctTTTTGAAGATATTGTTTTGAACAATTAATGTCTctgaaaattaaattctttgttCTTGACAAATGTGTGTTGTTCATGTATGCTTTGTACCGACTGTTGCATCAAGATGTAAAATTGGATGAAAAATCCCCGAAACACTTGATATCTTTATGATAAACGCCACATGTTCATGGTGTATTCATGGTTTTATTTAAGGTTGCATGGTAAGACAgacaatattttgcagaaatgttGACTTGTGTGTTGCATATCCTGCTGACTGCTTCAAACTGGTGGTGTTGAAAATTGTTTGACAAGCACTCTGGTATGCTTGTCCCTTCGGGCACCTTTCTTTCCCTAATCCTTGTAAAAGGatagctttttagctcacctgagcacaatgtgctcatggtgagcttttgtgatcgccttttgtccatcgtgcgtcgtccgtcgtgcggcgtcaaaatttgccttgttaacactctagaggacacatttaatgtcaaatcttcatgaaatttggtcagaagattggtgtcgatgatatcttggatgagttcgagaatggttacgtttgcttgaaaaacatggctgctaaggggcggggaatttttccttaaatggctatacatggttatagtaaaatcttgttaacactctagaggcaacatttattctCAAATCTTCATGAAAGAAGATTCATCCTAGTAATATGTTGGAAGAGTTCagaaatgatgccagttggttgaaaaacatggccgccagggggcggggcatttttccttttatggctttagtaaaactttgttaacactatagaggccacatttattgtccaatcatcatgaaacttggtctaaagatttgtcccaatgatatattggacaagtttgaaaatggttcctgttgctttaaaaacatggccaccagggggcggggcatttttttcttatatggctatatattgctttagtaaaacatttttaacactcaagaggccacatttattgtccgatattcatgaaatttagtcagaagatttgtcccaatgatatctgggtgagttttaaaatggtttcggtggaaaaacatggccgccaagggggcggagcatttttccttatatagctttattaaaacatttttaacactctagaggccacatttattgcccgatcatcatgaaacttggtaagaagatttgtcccaatgatattttggatatgtttgaaaatggttccggttggtgaaaaaacatggccgccaagggggcggggtatttttccttatatagctttattAAAAccgtgtaaacactctagaggccacatttattgtccgatcatcatgaaacttggtaagaagatttgtcccaataatatattggacatgttaaaaaatggtttcggttgattgaaaaacatggccaccaagtggtgggcatttttccttatatggctatagttcaCAGTTCTCAatgtataaaacgttgaacatgagttcaacaataattacagggatacgatagacaacaaaaAAATGGTTCATAATcactaaaaccgaatataaaaaacaactaaatataacaagaatctattaatagatgcgggaaaagATAAACAAGCGTAGTGGGGAaagtccaattgcacgggtgataacaacgcaatagtataaggtttaTAAGGTTATGCTTGTTTTTAGCGTAACTAAGTTGATAGAGCTTTACTGCTTTCTTGTAGAATTGCGGGGGGGGGGGATCTGATAAGGCTGTAAAATCTGCAGCAGAACTTCTAAATGAACTTTGAAATTCACACATTCACGTGCGCAGATGAGCTTATTAGTTACCAACCTTAATTAATATCGGCCGATTCCTTATCAGATAAACGGAAGAAAACGGAAaagtataaattatttaaagaaaaacgttttattttaatattaatatgaattccattcattattgttttataatgataCGTAAAACGAAGTTCATTGGGGGAAATTCGTGACAATCTGACATTATTTATCAACTTTCGCTTAAACTCAACTGAAAAAAGCAAAACTACTTGGGttgatcattttcgatattattgtgtgtttgatatatgtttaaataatactttgcaTTTTGACTCGGAAATACAcaatggactatcgataaacgttgataacacagtattgctttaaAGATGAGACACAAAAACTACGAAAAAATAAAGAGTCATGATAAGACGGAAATCTtttcattatctaaccacaaatgtttaccGTAATCTTCAGTCTGTATGGCAGTCGTTCTTGAAAGACTTAAATGCTACCGAAATTTGTCAGTtcgctataaataacacagtttgacttcaatatcctatcgaaaagtattgtgcaaagatgttctatttatatgaaataaagatatttttatagattcgcgtcatgcgaaaatgggtctcatgcCATATGCGGCTAGCGTAGCAATGGTCCAGCCTGCACATCCCGCAGTAGGTcgggagatacataatgagataACGAAACCTTGCGCAACTGCGCAGACAGGGTTTTAGCTTCGTTAGCCAACGCGGCGTTatacctattttcgcatgacgcggctacaAAAGTATGAGCTGAATGTGTCGAAACAAAATGCATGtcaaaagaaaactgcatgtgaatcaaatatttcaataccatatatttcgatggtgaaaaaatatactcataataagcaAATTGAGGACACAAATTATAACttttatgtacatacatttacGTGTGGTTTGAAACAGGTGCAATTAATCACACAAATTTCAGCGATGAATATGCGAAAAACAAGTGacaaaaatcaataacaataatttaaatatttgtgtttaattaaattatttaaagcatatttttctAACTCTTTTTCAAAGTCACgatattatattttagcgtttCCAATCAACAAAATCGCCTATGGCATTGAATCTGTCAGCTCGCGATTAATGTTgaacatgtaaaagaaaatggCGATTGTACAAAAAATCAAGGTAACTCGATAAATGATATAATATTCATTAAATTAATagagctcggtcagcagctggagaaTGCACGTCGCGATCGGGGGGAGAGTCGCTCGCAGAAGATTTTCCTGAAGACTTCGAAGGGCGACTCTGTTAAtcaagcgagtaccgtcatccctcGACCCGGACGTCCCCTCCTCCTGACTTTGCTGAATCCCAGAATTTCGAAGGATCGCTAAGCGAAATGGTAATTGTCCATAGGAAAAAAAGggtttcactacatcgccggAAGAGGGACGGGTACAGAGTAACTGGCAGCGTAGAGGACGAGCGTGGCATACATACAGCCCAGGATTTCGAGGCGATGGCCCTATGAAGATAATGGAAGTGTCGAAGGTCGGCGGTACCcagtacgctcaacgtgctgAGGAACCCGTTCTGGGGTTCGGGTCGACAGCTTGTGGATTCTAGAGGCCATACAAGCAGCGGAGCGCGCAAGGAGCGGGAAAGAGATCTTCTTTAGTTTTCAGCACTCCCTTTGCAGAGTAACCTTGTCCTTT from Dreissena polymorpha isolate Duluth1 chromosome 5, UMN_Dpol_1.0, whole genome shotgun sequence harbors:
- the LOC127881355 gene encoding histone acetyltransferase p300-like, which produces MSHYVQQQRFQRDGMQFQNQNHLMIHQVQQHLNQQIAGTSLSILRCCPSRPPTSCSRFADPLLHPAPEVRSPQPTPSLRQQLNPSPRQPQMSPHHIPPNQSPDPGMHGQDYNQMTSDSVVLSQLQSHNSVPQDQNPGLDMVHSLSPDNEVSQL